The proteins below are encoded in one region of Helianthus annuus cultivar XRQ/B chromosome 2, HanXRQr2.0-SUNRISE, whole genome shotgun sequence:
- the LOC110893933 gene encoding glutamic acid-rich protein-like, protein MKNTKEEHLLMFKEIRRAEDRRIEKEQKDAEEAAEALKDKGKGVVVDTEEILGSFSQQEQPQLDVETNVADVEVNIAEVEVNEENDPVPAKYFILVGELKSVYYSREENIRRIEIERRRLKAKEAKKAQVDEKVDKEKDDEDEEDDDMKDIDDFHESDDEKGDDDDRRGNGGALIVRPPSANKVDDYLDDTLNEEREEEQPQGESTSGAKDANLQKVFSNIPKVIYLSHNVEEGELVENWMRESMLEALGMNDENLKFDIEDKIQQLQMVNMCSSLWKMQMISMM, encoded by the coding sequence ATGAAAAATACTAAGGAAGAACACTTACTTATGTTCAAGGAAATCCGAAGAGCTGAGGATCGGAGGATAGAAAAAGAACAGAAAGATGCTGAAGAAGCCGCTGAAGCGTTAAAGGATAAAGGAAAGGGTGTTGTAGTTGATACTGAAGAGATTCTTGGTTCATTCAGTCAACAAGAGCAACCACAACTTGATGTTGAAACGAATGTTGCAGATGTTGAAGTTAATATTGCAGAGGTTGAAGTGAATGAAGAAAATGATCCAGTTCCAGCAAAGTATTTCATCCTTGTTGGTGAATTGAAAAGTGTATACTACAGCAGGGAAGAGAATATTAGGAGAATTGAAATTGAAAGACGTCGTCTAAAAGCAAAGGAAGCTAAGAAAGCTCAGGTTGACGAAAAGGTTGACAAAGAAAAAGATGACgaggatgaagaggatgatgatatGAAGGATATTGATGACTTCCATGAAAGTGACGATGAAAAAGGTGATGATGACGATCGGAGAGGTAATGGTGGTGCTTTAATTGTGAGACCACCTAGTGCTAATAAAGTTGATGATTATCTTGATGATACATTGAATGAGGAAAGAGAGGAAGAACAGCCTCAGGGGGAGTCTACATCGGGTGCAAAGGATGCTAATCTTCAAAAGGTATTTTCTAACATTCCAAAAGTTATTTACCTGAGTCATAATGTTGAAGAAGGAGAACTTGTGGAGAATTGGATGAGGGAGTCTATGTTGGAGGCATTGGGAATGAATGATGAAAACTTGAAGTTTGATATTGAAGACAAAATCCAACAGCTCCAGATGGTGAATATGTGTTCAAGTTTGTGGAAGATGCAGATGATTTCAATGATGTGA